From one Lycium ferocissimum isolate CSIRO_LF1 chromosome 5, AGI_CSIRO_Lferr_CH_V1, whole genome shotgun sequence genomic stretch:
- the LOC132056448 gene encoding rust resistance kinase Lr10-like codes for MYQSIEDFLQIQSNLLTIKYSYSEIKKMTNKFKEKLGEGAYGTVFKGKLRSGPFVAVKMMHKSMASGQEFISEVSTIGRIHHVNVVQLIGFCVEGSKRALIYEFMINGSLDKYIFLQEGTVSLTYKQMFNISLGVARGIDYLHRGCDMQILHFDIKPHNILLDENFNPKISDFGLAKLYPTDDSIVSITAARGTMGYMAPELFYKNIGGVSYKADVYSYGMLLMEMAGRRKNMNPFEDHLSQIYFPTWVYDQFNEGNDIEMQDASEEDRRFVKKMMIVALWCIQMKPADRPAMNKVVEMLEGDVELLQMPPRPFIAPREIAGDGFETIRISSDI; via the coding sequence ATGTATCAATCAATTGAAGACTTCCTGCAAATCCAAAGCAACCTCTTGACAATTAAATACTCCTACTCTGAGATTAAGAAGATGACTAATAAATTCAAGGAGAAACTAGGAGAAGGAGCTTATGGAACTGTCTTTAAAGGAAAGCTGCGTAGTGGTCCTTTTGTTGCAGTGAAGATGATGCACAAATCTATGGCGAGTGGGCAAGAATTTATTAGTGAAGTTTCCACAATTGGAAGGATTCACCATGTTAATGTCGTGCAGCTCATTGGATTCTGTGTTGAAGGCTCAAAACGTGCTTTGATATATGAGTTCATGATCAATGGTTCCTTGGACAAGTACATATTTCTGCAAGAAGGAACTGTTTCCTTGACTTACAAGCAAATGTTCAACATATCTCTTGGAGTGGCCCGTGGCATAGACTACTTACATCGGGGCTGTGACATGCAGATCTTACATTTTGATATTAAGCCTCACAACATTCTTCTTGATGAAAATTTCAATCCCAAAATATCTGACTTTGGGCTTGCAAAATTGTACCCGACAGATGATAGTATTGTGAGTATCACTGCAGCAAGAGGGACAATGGGTTACATGGCTCCAGAGTTGTTTTATAAAAACATTGGAGGAGTGTCATACAAAGCCGACGTATATAGTTATGGCATGTTATTGATGGAAATGGCAGGCAGAAGGAAGAACATGAACCCATTTGAGGACCACTTGAGCCAAATTTACTTTCCTACATGGGTTTACGACCAATTTAATGAAGGAAATGATATAGAGATGCAGGATGCAAGCGAGGAAGATAGGAGGTTTGTCAAGAAGATGATGATTGTGGCTTTGTGGTGCATACAAATGAAGCCTGCTGATCGTCCTGCCATGAACAAAGttgttgaaatgcttgaaggaGATGTTGAACTCCTACAGATGCCCCCAAGACCTTTTATAGCTCCTCGTGAGATTGCTGGAGATGGTTTTGAGACAATAAGAATTTCCAGTGACATATAG